In Mycolicibacter virginiensis, the DNA window CGCGAAGTTTCGCGATGCGCTGGCAGGAGGGTTGATGGTCACCAAGAGTCAGGACCACAGCCTGGCCGTGTATCCCCGCGCGGAGTTCGAGCAGTTGGCCCGCCGGGCGGCCAAGGCTTCGCGCAGCAACCCGGACGCGCGAGCATTCCTGCGCAACCTGGCCGCCGCCACAGATGAACAGCACCCCGACGCCCAGGGCCGGATCACCTTGTCGCCCGACCACCGTCGCTACGCCAACCTGTCCAAGGAATGCGTGGTCATCGGGTCGGTCGATTACCTGGAGATCTGGGACGCGCAGGCCTGGA includes these proteins:
- the mraZ gene encoding division/cell wall cluster transcriptional repressor MraZ is translated as MFLGTYTPKLDDKGRLTLPAKFRDALAGGLMVTKSQDHSLAVYPRAEFEQLARRAAKASRSNPDARAFLRNLAAATDEQHPDAQGRITLSPDHRRYANLSKECVVIGSVDYLEIWDAQAWSDYQQTHEENFSAASDEALSDII